The segment ATTTGCCATTTCCTCCACAGATGTATTTGATTTTTCTGCCAGATCTGATAGTTCGTCCATTTCTTTCTCATCATCGTTGATGAGTCGTGACAGATCCTGAATATCCTTGTTAACCATTGTTGTGTCATCTGCCTGTGAATCAGCGGCTTTAGAAATATCAGAGATACTGGTGACTGTCATCTCAATCGTCAAAACAATCCCGTTCAACGAGGCAATAGTATTGTCGACATTCTCTATCTCACTCATAGTTTCTTCATGAGCTGACGTGATGGATGCTGCAGTTTTCTCAGTACTTCTGACGATTCCCTCAATTACTTCACCTATCTTTCCGGTAGCCTCCCGTGATTCAAGGGCTAGAGATTTCACTTCACCAGCAACTACAGCAAAGCCCCTTCCATGTTCTCCAGCCCGTGCTGCCTCAATAGCAGCATTTAAAGCAAGAAGATTTGTCTGGCTGGCAATTTCACCTATAAGTCTTGAGAATTTAGCTATCTCTGCAGCACGAACGGTAAGTTCAGTGATCTGGTCTACAGCCTCTTTGGAGATTGACCCGATCTTCTGCATCTTCTTTGAGGTGTTTTTTCCGAGTTGGATTGCTTCCTGACCGATGGAATGTACATCACTGGTCAGACTCCGTACCTCCTGGATACTCCCGGCAATCTCCTCGATAGATGCTGAGAGGTCACTGATTTTTGATTCAATATTATTGACATTTTCCCGCTGTTGAATTATCTTCTGTTCTGTTGAATGTGCGGTTTCGGATACCTTCTGGCTTACCCCTACAACCTGATCTGTAGCTGATGAGATCTCAGTGATCATCTTCTCGAGAATTGCAGATTTCTGCCTTATCTTCTCAATTACATCACGGAGATACATAATAGTATTATTATAGTCAGTCTTTATCCGTGAGAGAGGATCCCCGTCATTAATCGATACCAAGAGGGTCAGATCCCCAGAAGATACCGCCTGAAGACTCTTTTCAAGGTCAGTAATACTCAACTCATATGCATTTTCTCCCGTTTCTTTAGGTTTTTGCGGTATGATACTTACAAGAATTCCGGGAGA is part of the Methanospirillum lacunae genome and harbors:
- a CDS encoding methyl-accepting chemotaxis protein: MSNPELIFSGDCKNILDALPQAILIIQNEVHVFCNHSALTLFHASNIADIIGKKHEIISSSTQTDGRSVEYLNGVIFPRVLSGDSDTVTWNYNDRTGYSFTAESFFTKITWKESPGILVSIIPQKPKETGENAYELSITDLEKSLQAVSSGDLTLLVSINDGDPLSRIKTDYNNTIMYLRDVIEKIRQKSAILEKMITEISSATDQVVGVSQKVSETAHSTEQKIIQQRENVNNIESKISDLSASIEEIAGSIQEVRSLTSDVHSIGQEAIQLGKNTSKKMQKIGSISKEAVDQITELTVRAAEIAKFSRLIGEIASQTNLLALNAAIEAARAGEHGRGFAVVAGEVKSLALESREATGKIGEVIEGIVRSTEKTAASITSAHEETMSEIENVDNTIASLNGIVLTIEMTVTSISDISKAADSQADDTTMVNKDIQDLSRLINDDEKEMDELSDLAEKSNTSVEEMANGATKILSLVKDLQVMMSHFKI